Genomic DNA from Penaeus monodon isolate SGIC_2016 chromosome 15, NSTDA_Pmon_1, whole genome shotgun sequence:
GGCTTTAAAGGTGATGATCCAGTGATAATCCAAAAGCAGGCCTGCTCAGCACTCGGAAAGCATTGGATAATTACTGCATGTTTATTTTTACCAATAGCTGGGTCCAGCCTAGTAACCATCACTTGAAATTATTGAGAAACTTTTTCTCATGTTTTCATCATCACTGGTAAAAGATATAAAACGGTCAGCGTTTCCACTCTTGGTTAAATACAGAAACGTTGGGTAATACATGTTCTTAAAGCAGGCCTGAGGCATGAGCGTCATGCCAAAATGCACTTGTACCCGATCAGATATATTTACTTGTGCACTAACATCATTAACGGCAAACGATCTAGACATTATGCATAGACCATTAACTGCAAACTTTAGCATATTCTTGGCTTGGCAGGTCCGGTCTTTCATATATTTAACTCTGAACTATTTTTAAAATGATCATCAGGTGGTTGCTAACATTAGGCATAGGTTAGTATAGATTAGATTACTTTATATTGTTAGTCCGTAGCCACATTTTTGTCGAAAATGCtactatgtgtataatatatgaatagtttGTGGCTTGCTAGATGTCAGCTATCACTTCAGATTCACTACTATATATGCTGACGAAGTAATTAGTAAAGTACAGTGCAGACAATCATTAACCTCAATATAAGAAGCAACCTTGAAACACGAAGTAAACAAAACTTGCAACCTTGCCAATGGTGAAGATGCAATTATACCAACCAGTCGCTGAGTTTGAGGTGCTCCATGTTTGGTGGGATGTAttggttacagaaaaaaaaaatcaataaactggATTAAATGTTGGTTGAATTGAATTAAATGTTTGCTAAAGCAAACGGAGCAGCTGAAATTTACATATTACTCGAGGATAGGTTAAAAGTtctcaaaaatataaaagagtatGAAACATTTTTTGTCCGTGAACTTAGCGTAACGACACGTATCATTACTGTTGTGCATATGCTGTTGCCAGGATCTTTACTAAGCACGTTCATTTTCATTACATCCTTCTTGCATCTCGTGTTGAGggtaaatcattatttattctgcGTAACGCCACCCGCAAATCAGACTGAAATAACTCGGTGTATTGTTAAAGTTATGTAACCCCCACTAGAAGAGAATCCCTGCCAAGTCGAATTCTCCCCCGCATCCCTTCGTCCCTGGTAACCCAAGATCCCTCCCCGGCAACCCATACGCACCCCCTCGACAGCCcgaactcccttcctctcccgcgTACAGCCATCCGTCCGAcaccctctccccgctctccaaCAGANNNNNNNNNNNNNNNNNNNNNNNNNNNNNNNNNNNNNNNNNNNNNNNNNNNNNNNNNNNNNNNNNNNNNNNNNNNNNNNNNNNNNNNNNNNNNNNNNNNNNNNNNNNNNNNNNNNNNNNNNNNNNNNNNNNNNNNNAGCCCTTCCCCCGATCCCACACCGGCCCCGCTCCCCACCCCCCGCCAGCCCCCACTGTGCGCACGTGGGCCAACTGGCAGACTGCGCGCCAGTGTGACACAGCGAGGGAAGCGAGTGGTAGTGTCGAGCGCGGGCCCTTCCCTTCTTTGTGCTGTGTTCATTTCAGTGACCCGAGTAGTGTACAGTTTTCGTTACAGGTGAATACAGAAATTGATTgtggaaaaaaatgttatataatgagGTATAAATTCCCcagtaaattaaatatattcacaaatctTATGGGCAACACCTCTCTTGGGTTTGTGTTGATAGCTTTGGCATTCGTTCATCTGGTTTGGTACAAGTAACATCCGTGCCCATTCCAAATTATGTTAATTGATCACAGTTGGCGTTATGGTTTGGTTCATGTGCATTCATTTTCTCGTCCTACAGTTGATCGGCCTGAGAAAAGTGCTTGTCTTAAAGAAGAATAGTGAAGGAGAACGTAGCAACCCGGACCCCCGCGTATGCCTGTTATGCCCGTGAATGAGAGTGTGGGAATACGGCCAGCAAGCTTATTGTGGGTGTAACGAAGGGCGGGGGGGTGCGTCAGTGCAGAGGGGTTNNNNNNNNNNNNNNNNNNNNNNNNNNNNNNNNNNNNNNNNNNNNNNNNNNNNNNNNNNNNNNNNNNNNNNNACGTGCGTAGATTGTCTGTTGTCGGGTGAGCAGTTGCCATTTGTTACTTTATGAGTAAATATGCTTGTGTTTGAATCTAACAAGACGTGCGTGTAATTTTCATGGTCACCTGCTGTTTGTTTCTTGAGCGTGTTGCGAGTAGGGAACTGAATGGCTGAGGAATATCTGTTATGGTCTTGATTAATTTATTGCAGAAGAATAGTGAAGGATTTGTAAATGTGTTGTTGGTTAAACTTCTGTGATAGTGTATTGCACAACAGGATTCAATTAGCTTTCATCACAAAAGGGGTAACTTAAAACGTGCGTCACTTTTATAGTCTATGCGGGTTCATAAGATTTATTCATATTGTCGTGTTTAGATGCAAGAGCAGTGTGAGGAGAACAAGACCGCTAGCTAGTGGGTGTGCGGGCGCGTAGGTCGAGGTAGGCGGGTACGTGGCGGGCGTGCATGATGAGTGAGCGAAGAGTGTTCGAGTGCCTGTGCCTGGAGCCCAGCAAGGGGGGCTACAGCTACGACTCCGCACTGTTAGTCGATGTTGACCGCGCCTTCGACTTTGACGAAGCTGTAATCCGATTAACAACCAAATGCAACTCCATAGTGACTCAGTTTCGCACCTTGGGTCACCATTTCTCTGAGTTCTCCGTCGCCGCCTCCAAGGTAGAAGGAAGCAAGACAGATTCACCCAACGCGGGAAACAGACGGGGCAAGAATGACATAGATAGGATGGAGAGACCCTCCGGAAGCCCTGAGACACGAAATCTGAGGCTCATGGACTATGAGTGGCGACGCCTTAAGAAGAAGAACTACTCCGGAATGGTAGCTCTGGCACGCGTCACCAGGTCCTCCATACCCAGAAACGGCTCGGGGGGCAGGTACTCCGTCAAAGCTTTCGCGGAGGCGGTTCTGAGCCACATCCAGGCCTATTTCATGTTCCAGTCCTTCTGCCCGGAGTTTGAACGCTGGATGGGCGGAGAGGAAGGGACTTGGGGCTACGGGCCTGAGAATGCCGATGACGAGTATCTACTTTATCTCGTGTACCGTCTCCGGGATAAGAATGTCCCTGCTAAACCCACTACACCCACAGCAAGGAGGAAGTGGACGGAGGTGGACAGATTAGAATTTGGCTggtatgtgttattttatattatcctcTATTAGAACCAGATAGGAATATTTGAAGAATTTACAAGTATTATTAGTTTCGGACAAGTACTGTCAGTAGAGGAGCCAGACATACTGGCTTTCTGAAATGtagaattttatttgttattttgtttatcacaTCATGTACTCTTAAGGCAATTCAGCATATTGAGTGACGAAAAATGGAGAAGGAACTCTGAATAATTTTTTTAGGCCTGgataggattttatatatatttttttattttgatactaTAAAGTTAGTTTATGTTCAATGTATCATTTTTGATACTTAAAATGATTATACTCGCTTATACCACCCGAGGTTTCCCAGCTTAAGCTAGGTTAGGTTACTGAGAACATTGATATGCAACCGTAAATAAATCGGCATTATTTCATCacaaatcttttatatttataatttacctTGATTGTAACTGCAATTCACATGTATCTTGATTTTTGGTCAGCACTTTCCTTTTCTTAACTTCTGCCGTTCAGAAGTTTGATTTCCAATAAAAGTATTTTAGAAAGACCTTGCGCAATAAAGTATGACTGTAAACATGTTTAAATGTACGGACAGATTTTTCGTCACCTTCAATATTATGATGTTAAACCGCGATCATACATGCATAACAACACGAGGGGTATCACGCTGTGTATGCGTATGCTTGACCGTGTGGACAGGGTAATTGCTTCAAACATGAGTGGCCAACGTGCCTGGCCGGACCGTTTTCTGTATCAGGCCTAACGTTTATGGGCGGGGCCAACTTGTCCACAAACGTTTGATCGTTTGAGCGCGTATCAGTTTCATACAACATGTAGTTCTTggtagaacagaaaagaaaacatgccGTTGGAGTGTCCATAATACAGAGGAAATAGAGGgctacaccagaaaaaaaaagaaattcctcGGGGTTTTGTAAACTTATCCAGACAGAATACACATTTGTGGAATATAAACTTAAATGAGTTCCAAAAAGACTGCGAGGAATAAAGCAGTATATAAATCTGTAAGAGCTTGGGCTCCACTCGATCGCGTGTAGACGTGCTCAGCCTAGACGTGCTCAACCTACAAGTTTGTATAAGAACAGTCATTCCTTTTCAATTTAGTTTTCCTTTGTTAGTGCAACCGCTAAATCAACTAACATCACCAGACATTAATCAAGTGACATCGAACGGGGTTGACTGTAATTTTTTGTTTGAACGTTAGAAACCCTACTCCGACTCCGACTCCGATTCTTTCAATTACAAGCTACCGTTTAACCCCACGTTTTAGAGGTTTGAGTCAAATGGTTATAGCTATAGCCATATGCTTTTGTGGCCTTTTTACTGTATATTCTTGAGAAGAAAATCATgctttaaaatattacatatgggACGATGACaacatgaaaatgatatgattttTCATTCTCTCGGGTGGAAATAAAGTGCGATATGTTTGAAAAAGTGGAATTTTTGCGATTTTCATGTTGAGGTCGGTGTCGAGACATTTTTACCGACTCCGACTCCAGCAACACCAAATTCCTTCCAACTCCGACTCCACAGCCCTGTAAGAAACCTCTTTATAAATGGCGCAAAATGTTAAATAATCGTGGGGCCAATGGTCGTTCGTGTAAAAGATGACCACCGAAATGACGCAgcaatattaaaggaaaaaaatcagccGATTTGACTTTTAGAAAATAGTATGGTAAGGTTAATTGTTAAATTGCACGATTCTCAACCGAAGGACCTGAGTGTAATTATTTAAATACCGGCATGTGTTTGACCGAAAATATCCTAATTCCAAAGAATAGTTCATATAACGAGGGGTGGGCATTAAAAGCAAGTTAGTTAACTTTTATTTAGGTTNNNNNNNNNNNNNNNNNNNNNNNNNNNNNNNNNNNNNNNNNNNNNNNNNNNNNNNNNNNNNNNNNNNNNNNNNNNNNNNNNNNNNNNNNNNNNNNNNNNNNNNNNNNNNNNNNNNNNNNNNNNNNNNNNNNNNNNNNNNNNNNNNNNNNNNNNNNNNNNNNNNNNNNNNNNNNNNNNNNNNNNNNNNNNNNNNNNNNNNNNNNNNNNNNNNNNNNNNNNNNNNNNNNNNNNNNNNNNNNNNNNNNNNNNNNNNNNNNNNNNNNNNNNNNNNNNNNNNNNNNNNNNNNNNNNNNNNNNNNNNNNNNNNNNNNNNNNNNNNNNNNNNNNNNNNNNNNNNNNNNNNNNNNNNNNNNNNNNNNNNNNNNNNNNNACACATTCCTTCACTTTCACTCATGAAACAGAGAGATCCATTTAAGGACCCTGAATGCGTCTGTGAAACGGGGACATACTAACTGTGTAGAATTGGGCTTAATGACGTATTGCTTCATCTGGGTAGACGATTTCCCGGAACTGTTATTATTGGTGGACCAAGTTAATTTATTCGATTAACATGGCCGTGTCCAGAATCGGAAAatgaggcggggggaggggagaggggattaaAGATATGATCAGAATGTCTAAGAAATGTAAGATAATAAAgtcaatattcattttattttatccgcgtagaatttgattttattatcgAAATCAAACATCTAAAAGGAAAAGATTATCAGACGCAGGGGTTACAGACAATGTCACTCGATATTGTCATGTCAGCTGTAGTTGTTTTCGTAACTAGAGACAAAGATTATGAACGTTACCTTAGAGTTTTTATCTGGaactttccccttacccccaccaaNNNNNNNNNNNNNNNNNNNNNNNNNNNNNNNNNNNNNNNNNNNNNNNNNNNNNNNNNNNNNNNATCAGACATCTCATATTGATAAGTCAAGACTAGATTTCTCCCGTTTCGTCGTATGGNNNNNNNNNNNNNNNNNNNNNNNNNNNNNNNNNNNNNNNNNNNNNNNNNNNNNNNNNNNNNNNNNNNNNNNNNNNNNNNNNNNNNNNNNNNNNNNNNNNNNNNNNNNNNNNNNNNNNNNNNNNNNNNNNNNNNNNNNNNNNNNNNNNNNNNNNNNNNNNNNNNNNNNNNNNNNNNNNNNNNNNNNNNNNNNNNNNNNNNNNNNNNNNNNNNNNNNNNNNNNNNNNNNNNNNNNNNNNNNNNNNNNNNNNNNNNNNNNNNNNNNNNNNNNNNNNNNNNNNNNNNNNNNNNNNNNNNNNNNNNNNNNNNNNNNNNNNNNNNNNNNNNNNNNNNNNNNNNNNNNNNNNNNNNNNNNNNNNNNNNNNNNNNNNNNNNNNNNNNNNNNNNNNNNNNNNNNNNNNNNNNNNNNNNNNNNNNNNNNNNNNNNNNNNNNNNNNNNNNNNNNNNNNNNNNNNNNNNNNNNNNNNNNNNNNNNNNNNNNNNNNNNNNNNNNNNNNNNNNNNNNNNNNNNNNNNNNNNNNNNNNNNNNNNNNNNNNNNNNNNNNNNNNNNNNNNNNNNNNNNNNNNNNNNNNNNNNNNNNNNNNNNNNNNNNNNNNNNNNNNNNNNNNNNNNNNNNNNNNNNNNNNNNNNNNNNNNNNNNNNNNNNNNNNNNNNNNNNNNNNNNNNNNNNNNNNNNNNNNNNNNNNNNNNNNNNAGTCGGAGTCGGAAGGAATACACNNNNNNNNNNNNNNNNNNNNNNNNNNNNNNNNNNNNNNNNNNNNNNNNNNNNNNNNNNNNNNNNNNNNNNNNNNNNNNNNNNNNNNNNNNNNNNNNNNNNNNNNNAACAGGCAGGCCTATGCGTAGAATTACTTTCTGTATTATTGATGTCTATAGTTATGAGGGCTGTGGAGTCGGTGAAGGAATTTGGTGTTGCTGGAGTCGGGTCGGAGTCGGTAAAAATGTCCCGACTCCGACTCCGACCTCAACATAAATcgcaaaaaaataactttttaaacatATCGCACACATTACTTCCCcccgagagaatgaaaaaaaaaaatattaatttcattttgtcatcgtcctatgtgtattttttatagcATGATTATTTTCAAGAATTACAATAAAAAGGCCACAATAGCATAGCTATAACCATTTGACGCAAACCTCTAAGGACATGGGGTTAAAAGGTAGCCTGTAGTTGTTATGCATTccattttctaaaattattatacCAAGAGACCGTGGTCGGAATCGGAGTCATCTCCAGAGCCCTGATAGATATCCCATGGGTACTTAAGCGACGGTGCTGAGAGAGCAATATTNNNNNNNNNNNNNNNNNNNNNNNNNNNNNNNNNNNNNNNNNNNNNNNNNNNNNNNNNNNNNNNNNNNNNNNNNNNNNNNNNNNNNNNNNNNNNNNNNNNNNNNNNNNNNNNNNNNNNNNNNNNNNNNNNNNNNNNNNNNNNNNNNNNNNNNNNNNNNNNNNNNNNNNNNNNNNNNNNNNNNNNNNNNNNNNNNNNNNNNNNNNNNNNNNNNNNNNNNNNNNNNNNNNNNNNNNNNNNNNNNNNNNNNNNNNNNNNNNNNNNNNNNNNNNNNNNNNNNNNNNNNNNNNNNNNNNNNNNNNNNNNNNNNNNNNNNNNNNNNNNNNNNNNNNNNNNNNNNNNNNNNNNNNNNNNNNNNNNNNNNNNNNNNNNNNNNNNNNNNNNNNNNNNNNNNNNNNNNNNNNNNNNNNNNNNNNNNNNNNNNNNNNNNNNNNNNNNNNNNNNNNNNNNNNNNNNNNNNNNNNNNNNNNNNNNNNNNNNNNNNNNNNNNNNNNNNNNNNNNNNNNNNNNNNNNNNNNNNNNNNNNNNNNNNNNNNNNNNNNNNNNNNNNNNNNNNNNNNNNNNNNNNNNNNNNNNNNNNNNNNNNNNNNNNNNNNNNNNNNNNNNNNNNNNNNNNNNNNNNNNNNNNNNNNNNNNNNNNNNNNNNNNNNNNNNNNNNNNNNNNNNNNNNNNNNNNNNNNNNNNNNNNNNNNNNNNNNNNNNNNNNNNNNNNNNNNNNNNNNNNNNNNNNNNNNNNNNNNNNNNNNNNNNNNNNNNNNNNNNNNNNNNNNNNNACAGCGGTATACGAAAGCGAacttttttcttgctattttgtTGCGAAAGCCGAGGAAAAACTGTTAcgcaattatatatgttttgtttggggAGAGTGTTGACAGATGTTTGCTATTTTTAGAAAcgtaaagaaaacggaataagCTATTTAAATCCCTCAGAACTGGCATGGGCCTATGTTTCAGTATCACGAAGCTATGTACAAAATACAACCGATTTTTATAGACCCTAAATTTAACCGGTTTTATTTACAGCATGGTTGATAGAGTACGGCTCGTGCTGTATGACTTAtctgaaaagaaggagaaatatatttaaatgatgCTTGCACACAGGATAAAGTAATATAACTGCAGATTAAAACATAcggataaaacagaaaaaaaggaatggtaTCCACTGACTGTTTGCAATAGAAGTTCAGTAGATTATTTAACTCTAGATATTCACCTtctgtatataattcatatacagaTTTATNNNNNNNNNNNNNNNNNNNNNNNNNNNNNNNNNNNNNNNNNNNNNNNNNNNNNNNNNNNNNNNNNNNNNNNNNNNNNNNNNNNNNNNNNNNNNNNNNNNNNNNNNNNNNNNNNNNNNNNNNNNNNNNNNNNNNNNNNNNNNNNNNNNNNNNNNNNNNNNNNNNNNNNNNNNNNNNNNNNNNNNNNNNNNNNNNNNNNNNNNNNNNNNNNNNNNNNNNNNNNNNNNNNNNNNNNNNNNNNNNNNNNNNNNNNNNNNNNNNNNNNNNNNNNNNNNNNNNNNNNNNNNNNNNNNNNNNNNNNNNNNNNNNNNNNNNNNNNNNNNNNNNNNNNNNNNNNNNNNNNNNNNNNNNNNNNNNNNNNNNNNNNNNNNNNNNNNNNNNNNNNNNNNNNNNNNNNNNNNNNNNNNNNNNNNNNNNNNNNNNNNNNNNNNNNNNNNNNNNNNNNNNNNNNNNNNNNNNNNNNNNNNNNNNNNNNNNNNNNNNNNNNNNNNNNNNNNNNNNNNNNNNNNNNNNNNNNNNNNNNNNNNNNNNNNNNNNNNNNNNNNNNNNNNNNNNNNNNNNNNNNNTTTtgtatttcgaaactgtatctctcctttcctctcatcagTCTAATTTTAATCATTGTGTTTTCTCGAACTTAGTTTATATCAAATGTCTAATGTTTAGAATGGTTTAGTACTACcgcttattttatataaactcgTCGAGTaaagggttgagggagagggattaAAGTACTTCCGCGNNNNNNNNNNNNNNNNNNNNNNNNNNNNNNNNNNNNNNNNNNNNNNNNNNNNNNNNNNNNNNNNNNNNNNNNNNNNNNNNNNNNNNNNNNNNNNNNGTTTCGGAAGAATGCATGGCATATGTTTTATGAGTCTGTCTCGTTTGTTTGCATTGGAGCGCAAAGGTAATCTCGTCGTGTTTTCCTTGAAATTTGANNNNNNNNNNNNNNNNNNNNNNNNNNNNNNNNNNNNNNNNNNNNNNNNNNNNNNNNNNNNNGTTTGAGAGATCAGATAGGTTACTACATATTTAACTCGGAGCTGACATATGTAGACTATTTCCATTTTCAAAAATACTTTGCACCATAATGGTACCGTTGTGTTGTATACGGCTCAGAAATGATAAGGGAACTGTAGACGGAGCTAACTGGTCGACGTGTAAGCCATGCTCGCTAGGAGTAATTCACTTGAATATTGCTCTTGTGACTTTTACATATTAATGATGGTGTAGCCTATATCAGTATCGTGAAGTCACCACCTAAGTTACTTGTCAGAAGAGACAAGAACNNNNNNNNNNNNNNNNNNNNNNNNNNNNNNNNNNNNNNNNNNNNNNNNNNNNNCCATACCAACTTAATTATTTCCCTCCCATATTTTCAAGTAGATTGTTGTGGTTCCAGTTTTTAGATGGGCCAACAAATGGGTTAAAAGTAAAATTGGTAAAGCAAACCTccttgatgatattaataaacgcAAAATCTCTTTAAGCCGGAAACCTGGCACGGAGCAAAGGACTGGGATATGACTGGTGTGCAGGAAGAGAGAACCGAGATGGctaaaaaacgaaataatttcAGAGGTATTACAGTAGTAACATAGTAGTAGCCAAAGAANNNNNNNNNNNNNNNNNNNNNNNNNNNNNNNNNNNNNNNNNNNNNNNNNNNNNNNNNNNNNNNNNNNNNNNNNNNNNNNNNNNNNNNNNNNNNNNNNNNNNNNNNNNNNNNNNNNNNNNNNNNNNNNNNNNNNNNNNACGcagtaatctatttttttctacaattacCGGAGTGATAGAAAGGGCGAAGGAGGAGTATTTAAACTTTAACTCAAGGGCGGGCTGTTGCGATCAACTAATGCTGTGTTACCATTTATCTACTCAGCTGTTTCTATTTTTCGGTTTAGGACCTCGTTAATGTCAAGTCGCGCAGTCTCGCACTATTTATTGACTGTACCATCTATGTGAACAACGTGAACAATTATCGTgtgagtataagaaaaaaaacaaaacaatagtagtctttttatgaatataaaatatttgtattttcattcagTCGTATTTGCATTTCGTGTATAGGCCTATTAACTGATTGCTATAAATATTGCAGTTTCGGACGTTGCCACTCAAAGACAATGTAAATAAGGTACCTGACCAGTTTGGAACATAATTTGTGTTCATTTTGTACCTTCTCGCTGCTTTTCCACAATTAAACGTGTCTCTAAACCAAACTTAATGAATCCATCAGCCGAGACTCAAACGGCCTATGCAAGATGTAGACTCAGTCCATCTATTGCACATTGTATCAAGATTAACAAGCTCAGCAAAGCTTGTGAAATCGCGCCATTTAATTTTGTTCCTTGCAAAGTGTAGGTTCGTGATGATTTCAGCTTCCGCGGTGTATTAGCATAACTGGTGACGGGTTTCTGAAAtacggcgagaaaaaaaaaaacggtttatcATACGTTTTGTCCCACAATGTCATTTAGTTACTTATGCAAATAAATCTTCCGATGAACATAATCTTTGGTTGTAcctaagaatgataattatgaactatgcgttcgtctgtttgtttgtccgtaaaaattaaaagaacggaaaaaaacaTGTCTTTGGGACATTGTGCATGTGGTCGGGGATGTCAGTGGGAGACTTAAAATTAAGACCAGCGATTTCGTCGACCACGTGCTGATACCTTGTTCTCGAATAACGACCATTGTCTTTAGCANNNNNNNNNNNNNNNNNNNNNNNNNNCGGTGGAAAAAAATCATTCCGTCATGNNNNNNNNNNNNNNNNNNNNNNNNNNNNNNNNNNNNNNNNNcataattgttttatattgtatatgacaTTTATTTTAACCATTTCGCATTATGTTCTACTTATTTTCACTACAATAAAAGTTGTGACCCAGGGACAGTCAACAAGCGTGTAAGTTCAAACAGTCGGAACATTGTAAAGTCCCACCCTTTGGAGCGAGTTTCATGGAGTTCTCACGCGTTTAGAACTAGCTGGACGGGTGGTCCtgttgctccccctcccccttccatactGATTTCGAACTCGTAATCGAAAGATTAATGTttccacgattttttttcctttggtcttGGCCAGTGGATTGAAAGAACTTATCGCGCATTTTCAATATAATTACAGTTTCGTACA
This window encodes:
- the LOC119581953 gene encoding LOW QUALITY PROTEIN: uncharacterized protein LOC119581953 (The sequence of the model RefSeq protein was modified relative to this genomic sequence to represent the inferred CDS: deleted 2 bases in 1 codon), with amino-acid sequence MMSERRVFECLCLEPSKGGYSYDSALLVDVDRAFDFDEAVIRLTTKCNSIVTQFRTLGHHFSEFSVAASKVEGSKTDSPNAGNRRGKNDIDRMERPSGSPETRNLRLMDYEWRRLKKKNYSGMVALARVTRSSIPRNGSGGRYSVKAFAEAVLSHIQAYFMFQSFCPEFERWMGGEEGTWGYGPENADDEYLLYLVYRLRDKNVPAKPTTPTARRKWTEVDRLEFGWPFVPNAPKRRRRHTSGESNASTCSSTSTSSTPSGGPSYLTPPAMRPAQHVAEGTWRARTRSSTGKTPEDNNAEWETASAPPSLSSPVSADDENNPFQTPFSLRRRRASGSSHRSRRRTSSGSSRENEPTRSSPRLRNRGQESLPSKE